The Bradyrhizobium sp. CCGB01 genome segment CGGCATAGACCAGCACGTAGACCAGCGCGAACAGGCCGGCGAGCAGCAGCATCGAACGAAACTTGTTCGAGGCGATGTGCGTGTAGAGACCATACGCGGCCATGACGCGATGCCCTGCCGGCCTATCGGCTCAACTCAGAACTTCACCTGAGGCGTGGCCTCGACTTCGGTGCGGCTGGCGCCGAGATCGAAGAAGTCCTTCTTGGTGAAGCCGAACATGCCGGCGAACAAGGCGGCGGGCATCTGCTGGATGCCGGTGTTGTATTCCTGGACCGCGTTGTTGAAGAAACGGCGGCTCGCCGCGATCTTGTTCTCGAGGTCGGAGAGCTCGCTGGCGAGCTGCTGGAAGTTGGCGTTGGCCTTGAGGTCCGGATAGGCCTCCGACAGCGCGATCAGCCGGCCGAGCGCGCCGGAGAGCTGGTTCTCGGCGGCGGACACCTGCGCCGGCCCCTGCGCCGACATCGCCGAATTGCGCGCCTTGATGACGTCGTCGAGCGTGCCGCGCTCATGCGAGGCATAGCCCTTCACCGTCTCGACCAGGTTCGGGATCAGATCGTGGCGCTGCTTGAGCTGCACGTCGATGTCGGCAAAGGCCTGGCCGACGCGCTGGCCCAGCGCCACCAGGCGGTTGTAGGCGCTGAACGCCAGGAACACGAGGACGACGATGACGCCGAGAACGATCCAGCCGGTCGACATGGAGAACTCCTGAAGGGGGAAGAAGGCGGGCGCAGCCTAGACCAAATTGGCGCAGGATGAGAGCCCGGCGCAGGGGAGGTAAGACTTGGTCGAATGGGGCGCCATCCGAGTTCAAGGCGAAAGCGCCGGACGAGGTTAACTTTCGGACATGATGACGTCGCCCCAGCGCCAGCGCCGGGCGTTCGCGTAGGCGGCCTTGTCGCGTCGCGGGACTTTTGTGATGGCGAGGCCGCCCCCGGTGCAGAGCTTTGCCGCGATCTCGGCCTTGCCGATATCCGGCGGCGCCACCACGCGCGCGGCGCGCGTTGCGGGCGGCGCGCGGGTCAGGGCGATGTAGATGAAGCGCTCGTCCTCGAACGGCACGTCGGCGCCCTTGATCTGGCGGTGTGCTTGGGAGCGCGGCAGGCGCTGGCTGAAATGGCACCAGTCGGGCGCTGCGAGCGGGCAGGGCTTTTCGTGCGGGCACGGCGCAGCGACGTACGCACCAGCCGCGATCAGTTGCTGGCGCAGGGCGAGGATGCGGGCATAGCCGGCGGGCGTGCCGGGTTCGATCACGACCAGCGCGTGGCGTGCCTTGGCCCACATCACCTCCGCGAGCTTGCGCTGGTCGGCCTCGCCGAGCTCGCCGACGATGTAGCTGGCAACGACGAGATCGGCTTGCGAGACCTCGGCGAGGTTCGCACCGGCGTCGCCCGGCAGATAGCGGCAATCGGCCAGACGCGTGCTGTCGCGCGCCAGTTCGAGCGCGAGCCGGCTGAGCGTGGCGTTGGCATCGAGCAGCGTGAAATCCTGCAGCGAGGAGAACGCCTCCGCGGCGGCCCAGCTCGCGGTGCCCGGACCCGCGCCGACGTCGAGCAGTGTTTCCGGAGCGAGATCCGGGGCGATCTCGGTCAGCGCATTCAGGCTTGCGGCCACGGCCGCATAGGTCGCCGGCATGCGTGCCAGCGCATAGGCGAGCGCATCGGCCTCCGACTTGATCGTGCCGGAGCCGCCGCCTGCGCGGTAGGTGGTCGAGATTTTCTGCGATCGCTGCGCAGCGTCGGTGCGCGAAAAGCCCTGGAGCCTGGCGTCGAGGGCGGCTTTCAGTTCGGCGGGGAGGGTGGGAGAAATCATCATCCGCGGTCATGCCCCGCGCAGGCGGGGCATCCAGTACTCCGAGACAGTGCCGTCAACCGAGAAGCCGCGGCGTACTGGATCATCCGCCTTCGCGGATGATGACGTCAATGGGGGCGCGACGACTTCGGTCTCACGCCACGTTCTGGTCGAGGATGTCCACGGCCTCAGACAGGCTCACCGACACCAGTTGCGACACGCCGCGTTCGGCCATGGTGACGCCGAACAGGCGGTTCATCCGCGCCATCGTGATCGGGTTGTGCGTGATGATGACGAACCGCGTGTCGGTCGAGCTGGTCATCTCGTGCAGCAGGTTGCAGTACCGTTCGACGTTGTGGTCGTCGAGCGGCGCGTCGACTTCGTCCAGCACGCAGATCGGCGAAGGGTTGGTCAAGAACACGGCGAAGATCAGCGCCATCGCGGTCAGCGCCTGCTCGCCGCCCGAGAGCAGCGACAGCGTCTGCGGCTTCTTGCCCGGGGGCTTGGCGATGATTTCGAGACCGGCTTCCAGCGGGTCGTCGCTCTCGATCAGATGCAGCGCGGCTTCGCCGCCGCCGAACAGCTCGACGAACAGGCGCTTGAAGTGGTTGTTGACGACCTCGAACGAGGTCAGGAGCCGCTCGCGCGCCTCCTTGTTGAGGCTCTGGATGCCCTGGCGCAGCCGCTTGATGGCTTCGACGAGGTCGTCGCGTTCGGTGACGAGACCGGTGTGCTGGGTCTCGACCTCGCGCAGCTCTTCCTCGGCGCGCAGGTTCACCGCGCCCAGGCGCTCGCGGTCGCGGCGCATCTTTTCGAGGTCTTCCTCGATGTCGTGCAGCGGCGGCAGCTCGGCGCCGGGCTCGAGCTCGGCGAGGCCGGCGACGGCCTGCGGCTCGACTTCGAGCATGTCGCGGATCTCGCGCTCGATGTCCTCGAGCCGGCGCCGTGCGCCTTCCATGCGCTCCTCGGCGCGGGCGGTGGCCTCGCGGGAACTCGACAGCGCTTCGAGGGTCAATTTCGCGACGCGATCGGTTTCGGCCATCGCGGTCTCCGCCGAGGCGAGCGCGTCGGCGGCCATGCGGCGGTCGTTTTCCGCGTATTCGATCTCGGTGATCAGCGCGCTGCGCTTCTCGGCGAACACGGCGGGCGCGTTTTCGAGATCGCTGCGCTCGATCGAGACCTCGGTGATACGGGTCTGGATGGTGTCGATGTGGGAAGCCGCGCTCTCCTTGCGGTTCTGCCACTCGGTGCGTTCGGCGAGGATCGCCTGCACGCGGCGGTCGGCGAGCTCGGCCTCGCGCGCCAGCGCCTGCGCCTCGGCGCGGACCTGCGCGGCCACGCGGCGATGGCCCTCGATGTCGCTGCGGACGGCGGCGAGACGGGTCTCGGTGTCCTCGCTCGACGGCAGTTCGGTGATGCCGGCCTCGGCGTATTCGTAGGCGGCCTCGGCCTCGGCGCGGTCGGCGGCGAGGCGGCTGTGCGCTTCGGACAGCGTCGCCTTGCGCGCGGCGTGGCGGCTGATCTCGCGCTCGGCGGTAGCATGGCGCTCACGCGCGACGTTCAGCTCGCGCTGCGCGGCGCGCCAGGCTTCGCGGCTGGCACCTTCGGTGCTGGCGGCCATCTGCAGCTCGGACTCGGCATTCTCCAGCGCCTGACGCTTGATCTGCGCGTCGATGCGGGCCTGCTCCAGTTCGTTCTCGATGTCGACGAGGCGGGCGCGTTCGGCGAGGCGCCGTGCGGCGCCAGTCGGGGCGTGAGCCGCCGCGACAAAGCCGTCCCAGCGCCAGACGTCGCCTTCGGGCGAGACCAGCCGCTGGCCGGTCTTGAGCTGCGAGACCAGCTCGGCACCGCGCTCGCGCGGCACCACGCCGATCTGCGCCAGGCGGCGCGCCAGCTCGGCGGGCGCCTGAACGTGGTTGGCAAGCGGCACGACGCCTTCGGGCAGCTCCGGATCGCCGTCGGTGACGCCGGCGTTGGTCCAGCGCATCGGCGCCGACGGATCGACCGGCGCGTCGAGATCGTCGCCGAGCGCGGCGCCGATTGCCTTTTCAAAACCCTTGTCGACGGTGATGCCGTCGATGATCGGCGGCCACAGATTCTTGGTCTCGCCGTTGACGATCTTGGAGATCGTGCGCGCCTCGGTGTCGAGCCGCTGCACGCGCTTGTCGGCTTCGACCAGCGGCGAGCGCGAGGATTCCAGCGTCTGGCGCGCGGCGACATGCGCGGCTTCGCTCGCCTGTGCTGCGGCTTCGGAAGCGGCCAGCGTCTGCTCGGCGGTCTCGACCGTCGCGGTCAGCTCGTCGAGATCGCCGAAACCGCCGGTCTCGGCGGCGAGCTTCTGCTCTTCCGCGGCGACATTGGCGATCTCCTGATCGAGACGGGCGAGCTTGTCGCGGTGGGTGCGGACGTTGGCCTCGAGCTGGTTGCGCTTGGCGGTGAGGTCGGCGAGCGCGGTGGTGAGCTCGGCGAACTGCTGCTCGGTTTCGGTCAGCACCGCCTCGGCTTCGCCGACGCGCTCGTCGACGCCGGAGCGCTTCTCGACGCGCGACTTGATCTCTTCCTTCAGCTCGGCGTCTTCGGTGTCGAGCCGCTGCAGCGCGACGTCGGCGTCCATGGTCTGCTGCTGGGCGCGGGAGATGTCGCCTTCGAACTGGGCGAGGCGGCGCTCGAGCTCGGCGACGCGCTCCTTGGCGCGCTCTTCCTCGCGGTCGAGCAACTCGCGGGCATTGGTGAGGCGCTGCAGCCCGGCCGCGGCGCGTGCTTCGGCATCGCGCAACGCCGGCATTTCGGCGGCGCGGATCGCCTGGATGCGGGCGGCTTCAGCCTGGTGCTGGGTGCGCTCGGCCATCTCGCGGACGGCGAGGTCATGGGTCTGGCCGGATTCGTTGACGTCGGCATGGGCGCCGATCCAGCGCAGGTGGAACAGCGTGGCTTCGGCCTTGCGGACCTTGGCCGCGACCTCGCGATAGCGCACCGCCTGGCGGGCCTGCTTCTTCAGGCCTTCCATCTGGCCTCCGAGCTGGCCGATCACGTCCTCGACGCGGGTGAGGTTGGTTTCGGCGGCCTTCAGCCGCAGCTCGGCTTCGTGGCGGCGGGCATGCAGGCCGGCAACGCCGGCGGCATCTTCCAGCACGCGGCGGCGCTGCTCGGGCTTGGCCTGGATGATCTCGCCGATCTTGCCCTGGTGGACGAGGGCCGGCGAGCGCGCGCCGGTGGCGGCGTCGGCGAACAGGATCTGCACGTCGCGGGCGCGGACGTCGCGGCCGTTGATGCGATAGACCGAGCCGGCCTCGCGCTCGATGCGGCGGGAGATTTCGAGCAGCTGGCTGTCGTTCATCGCCGCCGGCGCGGTGCGATCGGCATTGTCGATCGTCATCGTCACTTCGGCGTGGTTGCGCGCAGGACGGTTGCCGGAGCCGGCGAAGATCACCGCGTCCATGTCGGCGGCGCGCAGCGACTTGTACGAGGTCTCACCCATCGCCCAGCGCAGCGCCTCGACGAGATTCGACTTGCCGCAGCCGTTGGGGCCGACCACGCCGGTCAGGCCGGGCTCGATGACGAAGTCCGTGGGCTCAACGAAGGACTTGAAGCCGTGAAGGCGCAGGCGGGTGATTTTCATAAGCACGCATCTCTGTTGGCAGGCGCGAATCCCCCTGCCGGGACAATACCATGGAAGGCAATGTCGCTATCCGGGCGAGTCGCGCGAGGCGCCTCATGCGGCTGGACAATGGCCGCGGTGCGTCGCGAGGGCAACCGGCGAAACCCGCTTTTCCCAAGGGATTTATGCTGGGAAAGATACGGCTTTCGAGATGCGAATCAGGATCTTGACGAGCGAATCAGCTCTTGAGCAGCGGATTGATCTTCTTGGCGAACTCCTCGAACGAGGCCTCGCCCTTGATCTTCTCGCCGTTGATGAAGAAGGTCGGCGTCGAATCGACCTTCAACACGTCGCTGGCGTATTTCTGGTCGGCGGCGATCTTGTCGAGCAGCGCCTGGTCCTTCAGGCAGGCCTCGACCTGCTGCTGGGTGAGGCCGGCCTGCTTGCCGATCCGCGTCAGGGTCTCGGTGGTGTTCTTCATCACCCAGTCGCTCTGCTGGCGGAACAGCATGTCGGTGACCGCGAAGTACTTCTGCGCGTCATCCTTGGCGATGCAGCGCGACAGCATCGAGCCGGCGGCGGCTTTGATGTCGAGCGGGAACTCGCGGAAGATGTAACGCACCTTGCCGGTGTCGATGTATTCCGACTTGATCTTGGGGAACACCTGCTCGTTGAACGCTGCGCAATGCGGGCAGGTCATCGAGGCGTATTCGGTGATGGTGACGGCGGCATCCTTCGATCCGAGCGCCATGTCGGGCAGCGAGACGGGCTTTGCCACGTCGGCGGCGACCTGGGCCATGGCTTCCGAGATGAACCGCAGCGGCGAGAGCCCGGCGAGCGCGGCAAGCCCGGTCAGCGACAGCATCGTGGTGAAGGCGCGGCGGGTGATGATCAAGGTCGGCTCCCGGGATTGGCGTGGTGTCGCCCGAGGTTCCCGCCCGGGCGGCCTGTCGCTAGCTTGAAACGTCGTTTGAGGCAATGGCGAGCCGCGACAACAGGTCCAGATTAGCCCGGGAATGAGGCTCAATTTCGCTTGATGGCCGCCCCGAGGCGGGCCAGCGCCGTCTTCAATTCTTCATCTTCGATGTCTCCCAGGCTTTCGGCCACTTTGGCCACCGATTTGGGATCCGGCGGGCCGGGCCGCGCCCGCCGCCGGGGCCGCGACAGGGGGGCCTGGCGGAAGGCCAGCTTGCCGACCGCGCTCCAGCCGAAGAAGCGGTTGACCCGCTCCAGGATCACGTCGGCCGAGTGCTGGATCTCCAGCGCCATCGGCCCCTCGACCCGCAGCACCAGGGTCGCCGGCTCCTGCGGCTGGCCCTCGACCGGCCGGGGCCATTGCATCTTGAGCGGCTCGGCATGGGCCGCGATCTCCGCCCCGGCAATCTGCGCCCACCGCGTCACCAGCTCGCGCGCCGCAAACCCCTGCTTGGCATAGGCCTCGGCAAAGACGTCGTTGAGCAACAGCGACAGCGGCTTGGCGCTGATGGGACCGGGCTTGGGAGGGAATTTGGACATGGGACCCTTATAGCACTCCCCGGCGATCCACGAAGAAAGACGTGGATGCCCGCGACGCGCGCAGGCATGACGTGGAGAGGTCAGCGCGTTGCCGCTACAGTGAGAGCATGAGCCCCAGATCCGCCCTCAAGGCCAAGCCGGAACCAGTTCAGTCGGAAGCCTCGTCGCGCCCGATCGCGCTTCTGCAATGGTACGACCGCCACCGCCGCCGTCTGCCCTGGCGCGCGATGCCCGGCGAGACCTCGGACCCTTACCGTGTCTGGCTGTCGGAGATCATGCTGCAGCAGACCACGGTGAAGGCCGTCGGGCCCTATTTCGAAAAGTTCGTCGCGCGCTGGCCCGATGTCACTGCGCTGGGCCGGGCCTCGCAGGACGACGTGCTGAGGATGTGGGCCGGGCTCGGCTATTACTCGCGTGCGCGCAATCTCCATGCTTGCGCGGTTGCCGTGACGCGCGACCATGGCGGCGTGTTTCCGGACACGGAGCAGGGCCTGCGCGCGCTGCCGGGCATCGGGCCCTATACGGCGGCGGCGATCGCGGCGATCGCCTTCGACCGCCACACCATGCCGGTCGACGGCAATATCGAACGCGTGGTGTCGCGGCTCTTTGCCGTTGAAGACGAGCTCCCGCAGGCAAAGCCGCTGATCCAGCAACTGGCGGCGACACTGCTGGCGAACTCTCGCGCCGGCGACAGCGCGCAGGCGCTGATGGATCTCGGCGCCTCGATCTGCACGCCGAAGAAGCCGGCCTGCTCACTGTGCCCGTTCAACGAGGATTGCACGGCGCGTGCGCGAGCGATGCAGGAGACGTTCCCGCGCAAGGCGCCGAAGAAGAGCGGGACGTTGCGGCGCGGCGCCGCCTTCGTGGTGACGCGCGGCGACGAGCTGCTGGTTCGCTCGCGGCCCGAAAAGGGCCTGCTCGGCGGCATGACGGAAGTGCCCGGCTCGGACTGGCTCGCCGGACAGGAGGACGCGACAGCGAAGCAGCAGGCGCCGGAACTGAAGGGGCTATCGCGCTGGCAGCGCAAGCTGGGCGTCGTTACCCACGTCTTCACGCATTTTCCGCTGGAGCTGGTCGTCTACACCGCGAAGGCCGAAGCTCGCACACGCCCTCCCGAGGGCATGCGCTGGGTGCCGATCGCAACCCTTGCCGAAGAGGCGCTGCCCAACGTCATGCGCAAGGTGATCGCGCACGCGCTGGGTTGAAATCCTTACGCCGCGCGCGCGGCGCGCTCGTCCTCGGCCGGCATCAGGAAGGTGCGGTTGCGCCCGGTTTTCTTGGCGACATAGAGGCCCTGGTCGGCGCGCTCGATCACGTCCTGCACGTCGCGGTCGCTCTCGTCGAACAGCGCGAGCCCGACCGACACGGTGAGGGGAATGATGGTGTCGCCATGGCGTACCGTCGCGCCTTCGATCGATGTCCTGATGCGATCGGCGAGCAGCACGGCGGTCTCCTGGTCGATCTCGCGCAGCAGCACCACGAACTCCTCGCCGCCGAAACGGGCGGCCTTGTCGGTGGTCCGGATCGACTGATTGACGATCTCCGCGACGCGTTTGATCGCATCGTCGCCGGCGGCATGGCCATGGGTGTCGTTGATCTTCTTGAAATGATCGATGTCGATCATCAAAGTCGCCATGTTGCGCTTGTAGCGGCGGCAGAACGCGATGGCGTCGTCGGCGACGGCCAGGAAGGAGCGGCGGTTCATCAGGCCCGTCATGAAATCGGTGTCGGCGAGCTGGCGCAGCCTCAGCATGTCCTCCTGGAGCTGCATCGCATTCTCGGTCGCGCGCAGCTCGGCTTCCTTGGTGCGCTCCTCGGCAAGGCCGATCCGGCGCAGCAGCGAGCGCAGCGCGCGCGAGAGCTGCACGACCTCGGCCGAGCCGCTCTGCCGCGCCAGCATGGTCGGGCCGTGGGCGCGTCCGATGCGGTCGGCTTCCTGCGTGATGGCGATGATCGGCGCTGCGATCCTTCGCGAGACCAGCATGGCCAGCGACAGCGCGATCAGCGCGGTGACGGCACCGATCGCCAAAATCGTTTGCGCCGACGAGATCGCCGCCGCCAGCGCCACGCTCGCCGGCTGGCTCGCGGTGACGATCCAGTTCAGGCCCTGATAGTCGCGATGCCCCGTGCCGACGTGGAAGGCGGTGAGCATCTGCCGGCCGTCGGTCGTCTCGCGGAAGGCGCCGACGCCGGCCTTCAGGATGCCGGCCAGCTCGTCGCCGCTGTACCGGATGGTTTCTTTCTGCGGCCCGAGCAGGATCACGCCGCCCTTGCTGATGATCGACAGCGCCGCGTCGGCATTGTTGTCGTTGGCCTCGACGTCCTTGATCAGATTGCTGGCCCAATCCCAGTTCAGGTGCCCGCCGAGCACGCCGAGCAGCCTGCCGGAGGCATCACGCACGGGCACGGCGATGTCGACGAAGCGGTAGGGCTCGTTGTTGGCGCGCTGCGTCAGCAGCGAGGACAGCAGTACGGCCTCATGGACGTCGCCGACGGCGACTCTCTCGAGGCCCTGCTTGAACCAGGGTCGTGCGGCAACGGACTTGCCTTGCAGCAGGCCGCCGGTCGCGGCAACCACGTTGCCGTTTACGTCGGCGAAACCAATCCAGGCGAATTCGGCAAAGGAGCGCTGGAGGTCCTCCAGCGAGCTGCGCAACGCGGCCGGGTCGGCTTGCCACAGCGGCTGCATCGGCTTCAGTTCGGCAAACAGCTTCATCTCCTGCTGGCGCGTCGCCATGAAGCGGTCGAGCCGGCCGGAGGCCATCGACGCGGTTCCGGCCAGACTGCTCTCGATCAGCGCGGCAGTGTTCCTGTAGCTGATCAGCGCGGCGCCGGTCGCGAGTGTACCTACCAGCACGATGGACATCGCCGCCACCGCCGCGGCGATCTGCGTGCGCACGGTCAGATGGTCTTCGATCGCGTGCAGGCGGCTCGCTGCCTGCTGCAAGAGGGCTCGCATGGAAAGGCTCCGGTGTCACCGTCGCTCATGCCATGTGGTAGCTTCCAACCGCTTACCGGCGGATTGTCCAATTGGATCGTATTGAATCGGTCGTGAAGCCGGTTGGTTGAAGCGACCTTAAGTGCCGGCGAAATCCCGGGGGTTTCCGGGGTTCCCGGGGGATATTGCGCTGCGGCCTATCGCCTGCTGACACCAGGCTGGCAACAGACCTACGCTATGAGCCGCCGGCAACGGAGATTTGGCATGGTCAAGACCGCGCTCGACAACTTTCGCAAGCCGCCCTGCGCCGAGCTGCTCGGATGGCGTCTGCTCGATGCCCGCCCCGAGGAGGGCTGGATCAAGCTCGCCTTCGAGGGCAAGCCCGAGTTCTGCAACCCGGCGGGCTTCATCCAGGGCGGCATGCTGTCGGCCATGCTGGACGACACGATGGGACCGGCCGTCCTCGTGATGAGTGAGGGCCGCCTCTACACCACCACCATCAGCATGACCGTGAACTTTTTGAGCCCGGCCAGGCCCGGGCCGATCATTGCCGAGGCGACGGTGACGCAGCTCGGCAAGACGATTGCATTCGTCGAGGCCAAGCTGATGGCCGAAGACGGGACCGTGCTCGCCACGGCAACCGCGAGCGAGCGGCTGTTGGAGGCGGCGAGGGTGGTGCGGTGAGACGAGCACCTGTCTCTCGCTTCCTCGCCCCGTTCTTACGGGGAGAGGGCGGGTGCGGGGCAGGAAGCCTTCTCGCGTCCTTCGTCAGTTGAACACAGCCGCTTTATTGTCGACGGTCGCAGCACCGCACTGCTTGTCGCCGGCCTGAGTGATTGCGCTTAGCGCAGCGCTAAAAGATCCGCGGGAAACAAGATCAACGACCGCGTCAACAGGCGGCGTGGTGCCTTCCGCTCCAAAAAGGGCGACTAGAATGCGAGCGTCGAATTTCTTCTTGTTGAGCCTGCGAACAGTAGCCTGAATCTTGCCGGTAGATGGTTGGCCGACGTAGCAAACGCACGCCAACGACGTGTCAGTCATATCGAGCGAAACGAATTTCGACATCGACAAGGCGTCGGCCTCTTCTGCTGTCGCTGCGATACCACGGTGACGCAGCAAATAGGCCAGTACTAGCGCTGCTGCCTCGTCGAGCTTGTCGGATCCTGGAACACAGAGAATAGGAGGCGCTCCACTGCTCTCCTTGGTCAACTCGAGTTGCGCTCTTGTTTGTTCAATTGCGATGGCTGCTCCGGGGTTGGCACTCAAGTCTATGGACGGAACGCCCGTCGCTCCTGTCTCGTGGTTCAATTCCAGGTCAGCCACCAGTTCGCGGACAGTTGAAGCAATTCGATTCAATCGCTCTTCGTCGAGATGGCCTAACTGACGGTCCGCTTCCGCGAGCCTCAATCCCTCCAGTAGAATAGTGTCACAGTAGTCCTCAAGTGACGCATCTCTGAGGAAGTCATGCGCTTGTTCTGCCGCCTCGAGAGGATCAGCGGCCAGAAGCCGTTGGTAAAACAGCTGAGGCGGTTTCAACGGAGGTCGGTCGCCAAGCATGATTTCCAGGAATTTGAGCCGCTCGACATGCCGTCCCGCGACGACGAGGCATACCGTCAGAGGCGTTGCCATGACCAATCCGATCGGGCCCCAGAGCCAGGTCCAGAATGATGCAGACAGGATGACCGCGACAGGAGACAGGCCAGAACTGTGGCCATAAATCAAAGGTTCGATAACTTGTCCGGCTAGAAATTCCAGGGCCACAAACAAGAGAGCAGTCAGCACCAACATCTCCCAGCCGGAGCCAACGGCTGCAGCGAGGATAAGCGGGAATATGGCTGAGATGAGTGCACCGATATACGGCACGAACCGCAAGATCATCGCTAACAGACCCCATAGCGGAGCCGAGGGCACGCCAATGAGCTCAAGGCCTATGCCGATTGCCAATCCGAATACTGCATTGAAGATCATCTGAGTTAGAAAGAGTCTACTCAGTCGCTTGCCGGCGTCATCAAGGGCTGCGGTTGTGCGCTGAATATCTCCCGAGCCAGCGAGGCGAACGAGTCGGTTTCTAAGATCCTCGCGTTGCAGCAAGATGAAAGCCACGAAAATCACGACGACTCCGGTCGTCGTGAGTGGCGAAAGCAATGGTTCGATGATCTTGGCGAGCGTCGTCAGAGCGCCGGGGTCGGGCTGCTTGACTTCGACAGGTATCGGAATCGCTTTTCCCGGTCCTTGCTTCGCAAGACCGTTGTCCGGTTGGTCAGCCGTGTTCCCATGTTGCAGCTGCGTCCCTAATTCCTTGAGAACAGTGGATGCCTGCTCCAACGTTCCTGTACCACCGACCAAACCACGAATGCTTTCGACCTTATCGCTCAACGTCTGCTGATATTGAGGCAGTTTCGCAGCAAGGCGAGTTGCCTGCGATACCATCAGGCCGCCCAAACTGAATATGATCGCAAAACCAAAGAACACCACGACAAGAACAGAAGCGGTGCGCGGAATTCGCCAGGAATGCAGTCGTATGACAAAGGGCGCGAGTACAAAGCTCAAGAGGACCGCGAGTGCGATCGGGACGAAAATTTCACGACCTACATAAAGCGCGGCAACTATCAGCGCCGCTACGGCCATATTGACCAGCGCCGCCCCTCGTTGCTGTATTATCCTTACTTGATTGGGCTTCTCCTGCAACTGCGTAGCCCTCGCGTTTAACCGAGCCTGCACTTGTTGCGCTTCGATTGATTCAGTTCATTGCCCCAAAATTAGTCCCAAGATGCTCGCCATCGGCAGAGCCCGTACTCTGGATCGATCCCGAGGTGCACGATCGGGTTGGACAATGCATGCGTCTTACTCCTCCGGCGCGGAAGAAAGACCCTTTTCATTGAGTCACCTTGGAGCCACCTTGCGATAGATCAAGGAACCTTGCATCGGCTCCCTGCCGACTCCAGCGGACGTTCGAGGGCATCAGGACAGGTCTGTTTACGCACTTTGCCCGAGGCTGTGTCGCGCGCGCAACTTGATCGAACGGTTCTTCGACAAGATCAAGCAGTGTCGGCGCGTCGCGACCCGATGCGACAAGCTGGCGGCCAACTATCTGGCATTCGTCAAGCTTGCATCCATACGCATTTGGCTGCGTGCCAATGAGTCCGCGCCCTAACTCACGCCCCCGCCCGCTTCGCGTCTCTGCTCACAATCGCAGGCTTCGCATTCAGTGCCTCGACCTGGAAGCCCGCGACGCGCTTGTAGTTCGCGGCGATGTCCTCCAGCTCCTGCTGCGACAGCACGTCAGTGACGACGTCATAGCCGTCAGGCGCGCGCTCCTCGACGAGCTGCATCACCTGCTCAGGGCCGTTCTTGCGGTTGAGCAGGACGAGGTCAGTGGTCGCGGGACGCCGCTCGGCCTCATAGGCGAGCAGCGCTGCGGTCGTCGGGCCATGCGCAAGGATCTCGCGGGTGATGGTGCGGGCATCGAGGATCGCCTGCGAGGCGCCGTTCGAGCCGATCGGGTACATCGGATGCGCGGCGTCACCCATCAGC includes the following:
- a CDS encoding LemA family protein; amino-acid sequence: MSTGWIVLGVIVVLVFLAFSAYNRLVALGQRVGQAFADIDVQLKQRHDLIPNLVETVKGYASHERGTLDDVIKARNSAMSAQGPAQVSAAENQLSGALGRLIALSEAYPDLKANANFQQLASELSDLENKIAASRRFFNNAVQEYNTGIQQMPAALFAGMFGFTKKDFFDLGASRTEVEATPQVKF
- a CDS encoding small ribosomal subunit Rsm22 family protein, with translation MMISPTLPAELKAALDARLQGFSRTDAAQRSQKISTTYRAGGGSGTIKSEADALAYALARMPATYAAVAASLNALTEIAPDLAPETLLDVGAGPGTASWAAAEAFSSLQDFTLLDANATLSRLALELARDSTRLADCRYLPGDAGANLAEVSQADLVVASYIVGELGEADQRKLAEVMWAKARHALVVIEPGTPAGYARILALRQQLIAAGAYVAAPCPHEKPCPLAAPDWCHFSQRLPRSQAHRQIKGADVPFEDERFIYIALTRAPPATRAARVVAPPDIGKAEIAAKLCTGGGLAITKVPRRDKAAYANARRWRWGDVIMSES
- the smc gene encoding chromosome segregation protein SMC, with protein sequence MKITRLRLHGFKSFVEPTDFVIEPGLTGVVGPNGCGKSNLVEALRWAMGETSYKSLRAADMDAVIFAGSGNRPARNHAEVTMTIDNADRTAPAAMNDSQLLEISRRIEREAGSVYRINGRDVRARDVQILFADAATGARSPALVHQGKIGEIIQAKPEQRRRVLEDAAGVAGLHARRHEAELRLKAAETNLTRVEDVIGQLGGQMEGLKKQARQAVRYREVAAKVRKAEATLFHLRWIGAHADVNESGQTHDLAVREMAERTQHQAEAARIQAIRAAEMPALRDAEARAAAGLQRLTNARELLDREEERAKERVAELERRLAQFEGDISRAQQQTMDADVALQRLDTEDAELKEEIKSRVEKRSGVDERVGEAEAVLTETEQQFAELTTALADLTAKRNQLEANVRTHRDKLARLDQEIANVAAEEQKLAAETGGFGDLDELTATVETAEQTLAASEAAAQASEAAHVAARQTLESSRSPLVEADKRVQRLDTEARTISKIVNGETKNLWPPIIDGITVDKGFEKAIGAALGDDLDAPVDPSAPMRWTNAGVTDGDPELPEGVVPLANHVQAPAELARRLAQIGVVPRERGAELVSQLKTGQRLVSPEGDVWRWDGFVAAAHAPTGAARRLAERARLVDIENELEQARIDAQIKRQALENAESELQMAASTEGASREAWRAAQRELNVARERHATAEREISRHAARKATLSEAHSRLAADRAEAEAAYEYAEAGITELPSSEDTETRLAAVRSDIEGHRRVAAQVRAEAQALAREAELADRRVQAILAERTEWQNRKESAASHIDTIQTRITEVSIERSDLENAPAVFAEKRSALITEIEYAENDRRMAADALASAETAMAETDRVAKLTLEALSSSREATARAEERMEGARRRLEDIEREIRDMLEVEPQAVAGLAELEPGAELPPLHDIEEDLEKMRRDRERLGAVNLRAEEELREVETQHTGLVTERDDLVEAIKRLRQGIQSLNKEARERLLTSFEVVNNHFKRLFVELFGGGEAALHLIESDDPLEAGLEIIAKPPGKKPQTLSLLSGGEQALTAMALIFAVFLTNPSPICVLDEVDAPLDDHNVERYCNLLHEMTSSTDTRFVIITHNPITMARMNRLFGVTMAERGVSQLVSVSLSEAVDILDQNVA
- a CDS encoding DsbA family protein, which codes for MIITRRAFTTMLSLTGLAALAGLSPLRFISEAMAQVAADVAKPVSLPDMALGSKDAAVTITEYASMTCPHCAAFNEQVFPKIKSEYIDTGKVRYIFREFPLDIKAAAGSMLSRCIAKDDAQKYFAVTDMLFRQQSDWVMKNTTETLTRIGKQAGLTQQQVEACLKDQALLDKIAADQKYASDVLKVDSTPTFFINGEKIKGEASFEEFAKKINPLLKS
- a CDS encoding DUF721 domain-containing protein — protein: MSKFPPKPGPISAKPLSLLLNDVFAEAYAKQGFAARELVTRWAQIAGAEIAAHAEPLKMQWPRPVEGQPQEPATLVLRVEGPMALEIQHSADVILERVNRFFGWSAVGKLAFRQAPLSRPRRRARPGPPDPKSVAKVAESLGDIEDEELKTALARLGAAIKRN
- the mutY gene encoding A/G-specific adenine glycosylase — encoded protein: MSPRSALKAKPEPVQSEASSRPIALLQWYDRHRRRLPWRAMPGETSDPYRVWLSEIMLQQTTVKAVGPYFEKFVARWPDVTALGRASQDDVLRMWAGLGYYSRARNLHACAVAVTRDHGGVFPDTEQGLRALPGIGPYTAAAIAAIAFDRHTMPVDGNIERVVSRLFAVEDELPQAKPLIQQLAATLLANSRAGDSAQALMDLGASICTPKKPACSLCPFNEDCTARARAMQETFPRKAPKKSGTLRRGAAFVVTRGDELLVRSRPEKGLLGGMTEVPGSDWLAGQEDATAKQQAPELKGLSRWQRKLGVVTHVFTHFPLELVVYTAKAEARTRPPEGMRWVPIATLAEEALPNVMRKVIAHALG